Proteins encoded together in one Triticum dicoccoides isolate Atlit2015 ecotype Zavitan chromosome 7B, WEW_v2.0, whole genome shotgun sequence window:
- the LOC119341822 gene encoding uncharacterized protein LOC119341822 isoform X3, whose product MPRPKAERPVPPPACRRSLAAGGLGLAAAAYVGVDYLSRTSPSLHGRLQPAIWAALALATAARAPFYRRWDAEIRAAPWFLAAMIFMFAALLCEAISVRFVSSVLGLRWHRSTAPLPDTGQWLLLALNERLPRTVVYLLRAHIISLHHYLMLFIMLGFSAFFDCIKGPGLGIGTRYMFAMAVGRFLRTITFVSTILPSARPWCAAARYKIPDHPHAWAQKYYAPYASDPRAIRRVILVDMPYAIVQNYSDHYRPDWAHMSFLIDILRPSAGEGPSWYHLVNKAGGGCNDLIYSGHMFVAVLTAMAWTGHPYVQTFLCHNQGSVIRPPLLTCGSALALECKNFVVVKTSAWCYVSSSLQYERHATFGQFLCLIFVLSINPCTNTHLF is encoded by the exons ATGCCGAGACCCAAGGCAGAGAGGCCCGTGCCGCCGCCGGCCTGCCGCCGGTCCCTCGCGGCGGGCGGGCTGGGCCTGGCGGCCGCGGCGTACGTGGGCGTGGACTACCTCAGCCGCACGTCCCCCTCGCTGCACGGGCGGCTGCAGCCGGCGATCTGGGCGGCGCTGGCGCTCGCCACCGCCGCGCGGGCGCCCTTCTACCGCCGCTGGGACGCCGAGATCCGCGCCGCCCCGTGGTTCCTCGCCGCCATGATCTTCATGTTCGCCGCCCTGCTCTGCGAGGCCATCTCCGTCCGGTTCGTCTCCAGCGTGCTCGGCCTCCGGTGGCATAG ATCTACTGCTCCTCTTCCGGACACTGGTCAGTGGCTGCTTCTAGCACTAAATGAGAGGCTTCCTCGAACCGTGGTTTATCTATTGAGAGCCCACATCATCAGTCTACATCATTATTTGATGTTGTTTATCATGTTGGGATTCTCGGCATTTTTTGACTGCATCAAAGGTCCTGGCCTTGGAATAGGCACAAGGTATATGTTTGCTATGGCGGTCGGGCGTTTTCTTCGGACCATAACATTTGTTTCTACGATTCTTCCATCCGCAAGGCCTTGGTGTGCTGCCGCTCGATATAAAATACCTGACCATCCTCATGCTTGGGCCCAGAAGTATTATGCTCCGTATGCTTCTGATCCGCGTGCAATCCGCAGGGTCATACTAGTGGATATGCCATATG CCATTGTTCAAAATTATTCTGATCACTATAGACCTGATTGGGCACATATGAGCTTCCTAATAGACATATTGAGGCCCTCTGCCGGAGAGGGGCCTTCGTGGTATCATTTGGTGAATAAAGCCGGTGGTGGTTGCAATGATCTTATTTATAGTGGGCACATGTTTGTTGCTGTCCTGACTGCTATGGCATGGACG GGTCACCCCTATGTTCAAACATTCTTATGTCACAACCAAGGAAGTGTGATACGCCCACCCTTGCTAACATGTGGTTCTGCATTAGCCTTAGAG TGTAAAAACTTTGTTGTGGTGAAGACTTCAGCTTGGTGTTACGTATCTTCCTCTCTTCAATATGAACGCCACGCTACATTTGGACAGTTTTTATGTTTAATTTTTGTGTTGTCAATTAATCCCTGTACAAATACCCATTTGTTCTAA
- the LOC119341934 gene encoding shikimate kinase 2, chloroplastic-like, with translation MEAAAGLAMQSRTVGAAGTGPRGRRSGALGGDGPARAASLRVGGPAAAAPALRARGARPVAPLCCVQTSRGHQSLHNSVDEALLLKRKAEEVQFELNGRCIYLVGMMGSGKSTVGKILAEVLGYSYFDSDSLVEQAVGMPSVAQIFKVHSEAFFRDSESSVLRDLSSMHRLVVATGGGAVIRPVNWRYMKKGLSIMLDVPLDALAKRIAQVGTASRPLLDQPSADPYTAAFTKLSVLAEQRGDAYANADVRVSLEELAAKKGHDDVSQLTPTDIAVEALQKIKNFITEHSMASGPFDDL, from the exons ATGGAGGCGGCCGCGGGACTCGCGATGCAGTCGCGGACGGTCGGGGCAGCCGGAACCGGGCCCCGTGGGCGCCGGAGCGGCGCTCTCGGCGGGGACGGGCCGGCGCGGGCGGCGAGCCTGCGCGTCGGAGGCCCGGCCGCGGCGGCGCCGGCGCTGCGGGCTCGCGGGGCAAGGCCCGTCGCCCCGCTCTGCTGCGTCCAGACATCGAGAG GTCATCAGAGCTTGCATAACTCAGTTGACGAAGCCCTCTTGCTAAAG AGGAAAGCAGAAGAAGTTCAGTTTGAATTGAATGGGCGTTGTATTTACCTAGTTG GAATGATGGGCTCTGGAAAGAGCACGGTGGGCAAGATATTAGCCGAAGTCTTGGGTTATTCATACTTTGACAGTGATAGTTTGGTAGAACAGGCAGTCGGAATGCCTTCCGTTGCTCAAATATTCAAGGTTCACAGTGAAGCATTTTTCAGAGACAGTGAG AGTAGTGTCCTGAGAGATTTATCCTCAATGCATCGGCTAGTTGTTGCTACTGGAGGCGGTGCTGTTATTAGGCCAGTTAACTG GAGATATATGAAGAAAGGTCTGTCTATCATGTTGGATGTGCCTTTGGATGCACTTGCGAAGCGCATTGCACAAGTTGGGACTGCTTCTCGGCCCCTTCTAGATCAGCCATCTGCTGATCCATACACAGCG GCTTTCACGAAACTCAGCGTGCTCGCTGAGCAAAGAGGGGATGCTTACGCAAACGCCGATGTGAGGGTTTCTCTTGAAG AGCTTGCAGCTAAAAAGGGTCATGATGATGTCTCTCAGCTAACCCCAACTGATATTGCTGTCGAG GCCCTGCAAAAGATTAAGAATTTTATCACTGAGCATTCCATGGCCAGTGGCCCATTCGACGACTTATAA